GTGTCGGCGATCAACCGCAGCGACGGTTCCGGCGGCCAGATCCAGGTGCCGCGCGACGCGTATTCCTTGAGGATGTCATTCTGAATGGTGCCGGTGAGCTTCTCGCGCGGCACCCCTTTCTTTTCCGCGGCCGCCACGTAGAAGGCCAGCAGGATCGCCGCGGTGCCGTTGATCGTGAAGCTGGTGCTGATCTTGTCCAGCGGGATGCCGTCGAACAGGATCTCGGCATCGGCCAGGGTGTCCACGGCGACACCGACGCGGCCCACCTCCTCGCCGTACTCCTCGTCGTCGGAGTCGTAGCCGCACTGCGTGGGCAGGTCCAACGCCACCGACAGTCCGGTGCCACCCTGATCCAGCAGGTAGCGATAGCGGCGGTTGGATTCTTCGGCCGTGCCGAAGCCCGAATACTGCCGGAACGTCCACAGCTTGCCGCGGTACCCGCTGGCGAAGTTGCCGCGCGTGAACGGATAGGTGCCAGGCGCGGGGGGCTCACCACTCACGTCGGCCGGTCCGTAGATGGGCTCGAGCGGGATGCCGGAGGGGGTCTGTACAGGCAGGTCAGATGGCGGAGTCATCACTCGATAACGTACTTGCAAAAAATGAGAATGCCAATACCGCACACTGGAAACGTGCAGTGGGAGGGACCCACGAGTCCCCCTTCAATGCGACCGAAGGCCCAGTAAACAGCGATTATGGCACTTGCCTAGAATGAGAACGTCACTACCGTTCCATTAGAATCCAGGTAGAATCCTGGGACTGCGCATCCAGAGGAGGCCCATGACGAGCCCGTCACCGTTCACCGACCGCACGCTCGTGGTGTCAGGCGGTTCCCGCGGCATCGGGTTGGCGATCGCGCTGGGCGCAGCGAAGCTGGGCGCCAACTGCGTCCTTCTCGCGAAGACGTCCGAACCCCATCCCAGGCTGCCAGGCACCGTCCACACCGCCGTGGCCGACGTCGAGGCCGCGGGCGGAAAGGGCATTGCGGTCGTCGGTGACGTCCGTAAGGAAGAGGACGTGCAGCGCGCTGTGGATGCGGCGGTCGAACACTTCGGCGGTGTCGACATCGTCATCAACAACGCCAGCGCCATCGCGACCGAACCGACCGAAGACCTGGCCGCCAAGAAGTTCGACCTGATGATGGACATCAACGTCCGGGGCACCTTCCTGCTCACCAAGGCCGCGCTGCCCCACCTGCGCAAGTCTCCGAACGCGCACGTCATCACCTTGGCTCCGCCACTGAACATGAACCCGCACTGGCTGGGCGCGCACCCGTCGTACACGCTGTCGAAGTACGGCATGACGCTGTTGTCGCTGGGCTGGGCGGCGGAGTACGCCGACACGGGCATCGGCTTCAGCTGCCTGTGGCCCGAGACGTACATCGCCACCGCCGCGGTCGCCAACTCGCCCGGCTTCCAGGAGATGCTGGCCAGGTCGCGTGACCCGCGGATCATGGCCGACGCGGCGGTCGCGATCCTCTCCCGCCCGGCTGCCGATGTCACCGGACAGTGCTTCATCGATGTCGACGCGCTGGCATCGGCCGGCCTGACCGACTTGTCCGGCTATGGCGGTGGGGACGACCCCATCCTTGATATCTTCGTCGACAAATCATGAGCATCTCGTTGCTGCTGGAGATGGCAGCCTCAACCAACCCGGACCGCACCGCGCTGGTGTCGGGTGAGATGCGGCTTACGACAGCTGAACTG
The sequence above is drawn from the Mycobacterium gallinarum genome and encodes:
- a CDS encoding SDR family oxidoreductase, translated to MTSPSPFTDRTLVVSGGSRGIGLAIALGAAKLGANCVLLAKTSEPHPRLPGTVHTAVADVEAAGGKGIAVVGDVRKEEDVQRAVDAAVEHFGGVDIVINNASAIATEPTEDLAAKKFDLMMDINVRGTFLLTKAALPHLRKSPNAHVITLAPPLNMNPHWLGAHPSYTLSKYGMTLLSLGWAAEYADTGIGFSCLWPETYIATAAVANSPGFQEMLARSRDPRIMADAAVAILSRPAADVTGQCFIDVDALASAGLTDLSGYGGGDDPILDIFVDKS